In Pochonia chlamydosporia 170 chromosome Unknown PCv3seq00009, whole genome shotgun sequence, a genomic segment contains:
- a CDS encoding ankyrin repeat domain-containing protein (similar to Pyrenophora tritici-repentis Pt-1C-BFP XP_001940582.1), whose amino-acid sequence MSSDQIFEYITDIDALSKKLVGVFNSIKDLGGLPEVFQEVGNCLLIVRNALQAAETQAHNVEADKEAEALEDSLRSCKEKAEQLLEIVKCIKENKAKSPKAAYQERVVQLGKASRVETLLDNILKDLQVLAAHRAFKAALETQAEALDEGRKKLEQVAREKPSVPDSMFEEPSGTTNINYGRDQITNTVRGTQNNVKGHQFNANGNQSFGRIPEAPTQEPSESAKSSEGFPIDESRTNFDTFMNILPLTDPQEDIVKIGDRRAPDTCEWLTSLKIYEEWAGLNDRHPLWLVGPPGVGKTMLSCFLLEKLMANPKCNILAFYFCDNNDSRRNTATAILRGLLFQLIKAEPSFFFEKVKFQYGRHGQKFFDDTDALWSALLFILKRRDTGQIYLLLDALDECEEPSLSTFLAHLARTFGDKTATEHLNAQLLITSRPEDTINRRLRTITRYVYIGSDQVKPDLDRYIDWKVEGIKGSQNVQDLVRDNLKKKADGTFLWVHLIMHDLEGEDFGADEERATTALKLLPQGLPEVYDQILRKVKQRDQGRAKFVLQFIVAARRHLTVDELDMAYAIHTMARDSDHVPVRQDIRPNIYDCCEPIITFNVKTNTVSLVHQSAKEFLLKLDHVYRFVPAPLPTQYFLSVLPIPFIVWAGRHITFVTLSISTILLFWAWPSRASIRPSHGILSHVNTGEPWYRVKLDEANVLIFKICWRYLGVREFEGGAKIIQCNPERVLNPVTQPDELLEKYCFLGYGTNEWLEHADAARRALIVNPTWVRDNVDQMPTMRDYWLLMAAQRGDRSVMLMLVENGAYIGAKDCNERTALHLAAMSGYQAVVRELLEKGADVAAKSSKGWTALHLAAINGHEAVVRVLLDNGADTTVEDNSRRTALDWAIRGDHEAVAQALLERDGGVTIKGGDAKMVRLLFDVIERGKEELVQMLLENGADVTAKDNDGWTALHLAVALGHEGVVRVLLENGADVTAKHNDGWTALHLAAMVGHDGVVRAFLENGADVTAKDDDGRTALRFAAATGHEGVVRELLENGADVTAKSNDGLTALQGAARIGHKEVVQVLLENGADVAAKDNDEWTALHLAAMVGHEGVVQVLLKNGADVTAKDDDGRTALQSAAMFGHEGVLRMLLENRADVDAKSHHGWTALHWAAATGHIMAVRVLLENEANVATKDNTGWTALCLTPANDQEGIRRLLRGVTDAGDRELVPDQEQGPLLNQQDATQGDGICQLAAKDVAQQLLRRVANSTRKMGTTIELTELLIHAALTANEAWVRALLELGADVTGKDDDEETALHVAARMGHEVVVRVLLENGADVSAKSNDGRTALHIAAKYGYEGVLRVLLENGAGVSAKSNDRRTALHIAATYGYEGAVRVLLENGADVAETCAKGQTALHLSASNGREGVTRVLLEKGANVAMKDDDGETARSLAVFGGYKALERLLDQPQR is encoded by the exons ATGTCGAGCGACCAGATCTTTGAGTACATTACCGACATCGACGCCCTCTCCAAAAAGCTCGTTGGTGTATTCAACTCCATCAAAGATCTTGGTGGTCTGCCGGAAGTGTTCCAGGAAGTAGGAAACTGCCTTCTAATCGTCCGGAACGCGCTACAAGCCGCCGAAACCCAGGCGCATAATGTAGAGGCTGACAAAGAAGCCGAAGCTTTGGAGGATTCGTTGAGGAGCTGCAAGGAGAAAGCCGAGCAACTGCTGGAAATCGTTAAATGTATTAAGGAGAATAAGGCTAAGTCGCCCAAGGCTGCTTACCAAGAGCGGGTGGTTCAgctgggcaaggcaagccgGGTCGAGACCTTGCTGGACAATATCCTAAAGGACCTGCAGGTCTTAGCAGCACACAGGGCGTTTAaggcagcacttgagacaCAAGCTGAAGCCTTGGATGAAGGCCGAAAGAAGCTGGAGCAAGTGGCCCGAGAGAAACCATCGGTTCCTGACTCTATGTTCGAGGAGCCATCCGGCACtaccaacatcaactacGGCAGAGATCAGATTACCAATACGGTGAGAGGCACGCAGAACAATGTCAAGGGCCATCAATTTAATGCCAATGGTAATCAGAGCTTTGGTAGGATCCCCGAGGCTCCAACCCAGGAGCCTTCCGAGTCTGCCAAGTCTTCCGAGG GCTTCCCCATCGACGAAA GTCGGACGAACTTCGACACATTCATGAACATCTTGCCCTTAACCGATCCTCAAGAAGACATCGTCAAGATCGGGGACCGTAGAGCGCCTGACACCTGTGAATGGCTCACGAGTCTGAAGATATATGAGGAGTGGGCTGGACTGAATGATCGTCATCCTCTCTGGCTTGTCGGTCCCCCTGGCGTCGGGAAGACTATGCTCTCTTGTTTCCTGCTGGAAAAGCTGATGGCGAACCCAAAGTGCAACATCCTGGCGTTTTACTTCTGTGACAACAACGATTCAAGACGAAATACTGCTACAGCCATCCTGCGAGGACTCCTCTTCCAGCTGATAAAAGCCGAgccgtccttcttcttcgaaaAGGTTAAATTTCAATACGGACGGCATGGCCAGAAATTCTTTGACGACACCGATGCACTATGGTCGGCTTTATTGTTCATTCTGAAGCGGCGCGACACCGGCCAGATCTATCTTCTTTTAGATGCTCTTGATGAGTGCGAGGAGCCTTCGCTGTCGACGTTTCTTGCACACCTTGCAAGGACATTTGGAGATAAGACGGCGACTGAGCATTTGAATGCACAGCTTCTCATAACCAGCCGGCCGGAGGATACCATCAACAGACGTCTACGTACGATCACCAGATACGTGTATATTGGCTCTGATCAAGTGAAGCCTGATCTTGACAGATACATCGACTGGAAAGTAGAGGGCATTAAAGGTTCCCAGAACGTACAGGATCTAGTCCGCGACAatctgaagaagaaggctgatgGCACATTTCTTTGGGTTCACTTGATTATGCACGATCTCGAAGGAGAGGACTTCGGTGCTGATGAAGAGCGCGCCACCACAGCGCTGAAGTTATTGCCCCAAGGCTTACCCGAAGTGTACGACCAGATTCTCCGCAAAGTTAAGCAGCGCGACCAAGGACGAGCTAAATTCGTCCTTCAGTTTATCGTTGCGGCACGACGACATCTCACAGTCGATGAACTTGATATGGCATATGCCATACACACTATGGCACGCGATAGCGACCATGTGCCGGTCCGCCAAGACATACGACCGAACATCTACGATTGCTGCGAGCCCATTATTACCTTCAACGTGAAAACAAACACCGTCAGTCTCGTGCATCAATCTGCGAAGGAATTTCTTTTGAAACTCGACCACGTCTACAGATTTGTACCTGCTCCCTTGCCTACCCAATATTTCTTAAGTGTCTTGCCCATTCCCTTCATTGTTTGGGCTGGCCGGCACATCACGTTTGTGACTTTGTCCATTTCCACAATCCTCTTATTTTGGGCTTGGCCGTCCAGAGCCTCCATACGGCCATCTCACGGCATCCTCAGTCATGTGAACACCGGCGAGCCTTGGTACCGGGTTAAACTAGACGAAGCTAATGTTCTTATTTTCAAAATTTGCTGGAGATACCTCGGGGTGCGGGAGTTTGAAGGGGGGGCCAAGATAATACAATGCAATCCAGAGCGTGTATTGAATCCAGTGACTCAGCCTGATGAGCTTTTGGAAAAGTACTGCTTCCTCGGATACGGGACTAACGAATGGCTGGAGCACGCCGATGCAGCCCGTCGGGCCCTGATTGTAAATCCCACGTGGGTTAGGGATAATGTTGACCAGATGCCAACAATGAGGGATTATTGGCTTCTCATGGCAGCCCAGAGGGGGGACCGGtcggtgatgctgatgctggtggAAAATGGAGCTTACATTGGCGCGAAAGACTGTAACGAACGCACGGCGCTGCACTTGGCGGCCATGTCTGGATACCAGGCCGTGGTGCGAGAGCTCCTGGAGAAAGGAGCCGATGTCGCCGCGAAGAGCAGCAAAGGATGGACTGCGCTGCACCTGGCGGCCATCAATGGACATGAGGCGGTGGTGCGAGTGCTACTAGATAATGGAGCCGACACTACCGTAGAAGATAATAGCAGACGAACGGCACTGGACTGGGCGATCCGTGGGGATCATGAGGCAGTGGCACAAGCGCTCTTGGAAAGGGATGGCGGCGTGACCATAAAGGGTGGCGACGCAAAGATGGTGCGGTTGCTGTTCGATGTAATTGAGAGAGGGAAGGAGGAACTGGTGCAAATGCTCCTGGAGAATGGAGCCGATGTCACCGCGAAGGACAACGATGGATGGACAGCGCTGCACTTGGCGGTCGCGTTAGGGCACGAGGGGGTGGTGCGAGTGCTCCTGGAGAATGGAGCCGACGTTACCGCGAAGCATAACGATGGATGGACAGCGCTGCacttggcggccatggtAGGGCACGATGGGGTGGTGCGAGCGTTCCTGGAGAATGGAGCCGATGTCACCgccaaggacgacgacggacGCACGGCACTGCGCTTCGCGGCCGCGACTGGGCACGAGGGGGTGGTGCGAGAGCTCCTGGAGAATGGAGCCGATGTCACCGCCAAGAGCAACGACGGACTGACAGCGCTGCAGGGTGCGGCTAGGATAGGACATAAGGAGGTAGTACAAGTGCTTCTAGAGAATGGAGCCGACGTCGCCGCGAAGGACAACGACGAATGGACAGCGCTGCacttggcggccatggtAGGGCACGAGGGGGTGGTGCAAGTGCTCCTGAAGAATGGAGCCGATGTCACCGCgaaggacgacgacggacGCACGGCACTGCAATCGGCGGCCATGTTTGGACACGAGGGGGTGCTGCGAATGCTCCTGGAGAACCGAGCCGATGTCGACGCGAAGAGCCACCACGGATGGACAGCGCTGCACTGGGCGGCCGCGACTGGGCACATCATGGCGGTGCGAGTGCTCCTGGAGAATGAAGCTAATGTTGCCACGAAGGATAATACCGGATGGACAGCCCTATGTCTAACTCCTGCGAATGATCAGGAGGGTATACGGCGGCTGTTAAGGGGTGTGACTGATGCAGGAGACCGGGAGTTAGTTCCCGACCAGGAGCAAGGGCCATTGTTGAATCAGCAAGATGCCACCCAAGGCGATGGCATTTGTCAACTGGCAGCGAAGGATGTAGCACAACAACTGTTAAGAAGGGTGGCCAACTCCACTAGGAAAATGGGCACAACCATAGAACTGACGGAGTTGCTGATCCATGCAGCTCTAACTGCGAACGAGGCGTGGGTGCGAGCACTCCTGGAGCTAGGAGCCGATGTCACCGGgaaggacgacgacgaagagacgGCGTTGCATGTTGCAGCTAGGATGGGACATGAGGTGGTTGTGCGAGTGCTTCTAGAGAATGGAGCCGATGTCTCCGCGAAGAGCAACGATGGACGCACGGCGTTGCACATAGCAGCTAAGTATGGATATGAGGGGGTGTTGCGAGTGCTTCTTGAGAATGGAGCCGGTGTCTCCGCGAAGAGCAACGATAGACGCACGGCGTTGCATATAGCAGCTACGTATGGATATGAGGGGGCGGTGCGAGTGCTTCTAGAGAATGGAGCAGACGTTGCCGAGACGTGCGCCAAAGGACAGACTGCGCTACACCTATCGGCCAGCAATGGACGCGAAGGGGTGACGCGAGTGCTTCTGGAGAAGGGAGCCAACGTCGCCATgaaggacgacgacggagagACGGCGCGGTCCTTGGCAGTCTTCGGAGGGTATAAAGCGCTGGAGCGGCTGCTAGACCAACCACAAAG